A single region of the Dunckerocampus dactyliophorus isolate RoL2022-P2 chromosome 3, RoL_Ddac_1.1, whole genome shotgun sequence genome encodes:
- the LOC129178010 gene encoding globoside alpha-1,3-N-acetylgalactosaminyltransferase 1-like, with protein MFRSVSRTNVFAILVTFLLFFGALYIYSGYSHSDISVFQSKDFSKTESNAIRNNVEIKDSATAECAVKDNMNNCGKWSIGELKTDVGLKYAQPSTQKGRTDVNSVTNWNAPLVWEGTFDPVVIDAIYKRMDPRVAVVVFAVGKYTRFLKAFLESGEKYFLVDFRVTYYVFTDNKQDVPKVQLGRNRNISVVPVPSAKRWQEVVLGRMKWATMAIDNQIRSEADYLFMMDIDSVFHNRFGAESLSRLSAVLHRGYYKNTHRDKFPYERRPQSKAYIPAGEGDYYYTAAVWGGYLEDMYKLVKHCYTQAEEDAKINIEAAWQEESHLNRYLLYNKPTKVLSPEYLWSDYDAVPADIKVVRISQLVKNYKEVRPNAGQ; from the exons ATGTTTCGCTCTGTCTCCAGGACTAATGTGTTTGCCATCTTGGTtacctttttgctttttttcgg AGCTCTCTACATCTACTCGGGATACTCTCACTCAGACATCAG TGTTTTCCAATCAAAGGATTTCTCCAAGACAGAGAGCAATGCAATAAGAaacaatgtagaaataaaagATTCAGCGACAGCAGAATGTGCGGTCAAAGATAATATGAACAACTGTGGCAAATGGAGCATTGGAGAGCTTAAAACTGACGTTGG ACTGAAATATGCTCAGCCAAGCACCCAGAAAGG ACGTACTGATGTGAACTCGGTCACAAACTGGAATGCTCCCTTGGTTTGGGAGGGAACTTTTGATCCAGTGGTCATAGATGCCATCTATAAACGAATGGACCCAAGAGTTGCTGTGGTGGTGTTTGCTGTTGGCAA ATACACTCGCTTCCTGAAGGCCTTCTTGGAGTCAGGTGAAAAGTACTTTCTGGTCGACTTCAGGGTCACATATTATGTCTTCACGGACAACAAACAAGATGTTCCTAAA GTTCAACTCGGCAGAAACCGAAACATCTCTGTGGTCCCTGTACCCAGCGCCAAACGCTGGCAGGAAGTGGTACTTGGAAGGATGAAGTGGGCAACCATGGCCATTGATAATCAG ATCCGTAGCGAGGCTGACTATCTTTTCATGATGGACATCGATAGTGTCTTCCACAACCGCTTTGGAGCCGAGTCCCTCAGTAGACTCTCCGCTGTGCTCCATCGTGGCTACTACAAg AACACCCATCGGGACAAATTTCCATATGAGCGTCGGCCCCAATCTAAAGCTTACATTCCTGCTGGGGAAGGAGACTACTACTACACGGCAGCAGtctgggggggctacctggagGATATGTACAAGCTAGTCAA gcattgttacacccaagcTGAGGAGGATGCCAAGATAAACATTGAGGCTGCGTGGCAGGAAGAGAGTCACCTCAATAG ATACCTGCTATACAACAAGCCAACCAAGGTGCTGTCTCCTGAATACCTGTGGAGCGACTATGATGCGGTACCAGCAGACATTAAAGTGGTTAGAATCTCCCAGCTGGTTAAGAACTATAAGGAAGTGCGGCCCAATGCTGGACAATGA